The following proteins are co-located in the Triticum aestivum cultivar Chinese Spring chromosome 1A, IWGSC CS RefSeq v2.1, whole genome shotgun sequence genome:
- the LOC123050166 gene encoding uncharacterized protein, giving the protein MVAAIASGLQSAVDLSDIDSDQSGEDDPPSPKRKDTKKKKADRLTGMCFMAHEADEENDNTDEVGFEGLANKWLIDSGCSRHMTGDTKWFASLCKASGDEKITFGNDAQGCIVSKGTVRVNENYLLKDLALVSKLSYNLISVSQLLDEGFEVRFKKSASRVLDSTGDLVFGISRVGKIFGADFGVLLSSGP; this is encoded by the exons ATGGTTGCTGCAATTGCTTCGGGTCTACAATCTGCAGTAGATTTAAGCGACATCGACTCTGACCAGAGTGGTGAGGATGATCCTCCTTCTCCCAAACGGAAGGATACAAAGAAGAAGAAGGCTGATCGGCTCACCGGCATGTGTTTTATGGCTCATGAGGCTGATGAGGAGAACGACAACACGGATGAG GTTGGTTTTGAGGGTTTGGCAAACAAGTGGCTTATTGACTCTGGGTGTTCACGCCACATGACTGGTGATACTAAATGGTTCGCCTCCCTCTGCAAAGCGTCTGGTGATGAAAAGATCACTTTTGGGAATGATGCACAGGGTTGCATTGTGTCCAAAGGAACAGTGCGAGTCAACGAGAACTATCTTCTCAAGGATTTAGCCCTTGTAAGTAAGTTGAGTTATAATTTGATTTCAGTTTCACAACTTCTTGATGAGGGTTTTGAGGTTCGTTTCAAGAAATCTGCTTCTCGTGTTCTTGACTCTACTGGTGATCTTGTCTTTGGTATTTCTCGTGTTGGTAAAATCTTTGGTGCTGATTTTGGAGTGCTTTTGTCCTCTGGTCCATGA
- the LOC123050155 gene encoding armadillo repeat-containing protein 7, with amino-acid sequence MFTNAQRQVERTGRGGTPRDQYLQDLVTQFQDSTDEGYKERIVANLSNFAYDPYNYAFMRQLNILELFLDCITEPNERLVEFGVGGICNSCVDPANASVITQCGGIPLVVQCLSSPVKNTVNYALGALYYLCNPSTKNEILKPDVLRIIRDYSAAGAVNSSFSNLANAFLDKHVNS; translated from the exons ATGTTCACGAACGCGCAGCGCCAGGTCGAGCGCACTGGCCGCGGCGGTACCCCGAGAGACCAGTACCTTCAG GATCTTGTGACCCAGTTCCAGGACTCCACGGATGAAG GGTACAAGGAGAGAATTGTTGCAAACCTGTCAAATTTTGCATATGACCCTTATAACTATGCCTTTATGCGCCAG CTGAATATTCTCGAGTTGTTCTTGGACTGCATTACGGAACCAAATGAAAGGCTTGTTGAGTTCGGCGTTGGTGGAATATGTAATTCATGTGTTG ATCCAGCAAATGCTTCTGTTATTACTCAATGTGGTGGAATCCCGTTGGTTGTACAATGCTTATCTAGCCCAGTTAAGAATACA GTGAATTACGCACTTGGAGCCTTGTACTACTTATGCAACCCGTCGACAAAGAATGAGATATTGAAACCGGATGTACTTAGGATCATAAGAGACTATTCTGCAGCTGGAGCCGTCAACAGCAGCTTCAGCAATCTGGCAAATGCATTTCTGGACAAGCACGTCAACTCGTGA
- the LOC123127401 gene encoding replication factor C subunit 5-like → MAIETPPPASPTAWPASPTGRTLSAAFADDRRREARRRAVHLLPGCGRPPQPRSNLVNRVLHRFGAACVPKSTAATPTRTPPLPRRSSVSTPPRPRPSSASTPPTSTQVPARLDQADAERVAARRPLREREDAAAVGREPTPPVSQASAVAATEVVASLASNWRSDTATTVGRGANIWVRVSRKPKSPQVDSPQLSVESTAAAEDQYVWADRYRPSVLGEFICNKAVADELHRMVTERQCNHFIFEGAQAVGKRSMVLALLRDAFGPDNLKIEEITKRIELKGEIAKHIDVKVKISDHHVEVNLADLHGYEKYVITTLLNESIPPPDLICDHANCKVIVVHDADRLSSDLQHYVGWFLGRYAGCNKIIFSCSSSSNLDAVEHLCKVVRLKPPSFDEIIKVLEFIATQEGIDLPRGLASRIAASASNNLRQAIRSFEATWKANYPFTKDQPILTGWEEEIYDVAKKIMEEPSPKQLYLIRRKIRKMIEHNVSPYFIFCHLVNELKRDRDEDFQNSIDELALELNQNEQCKEYKSQDTISDKRAINIEGFAVEGPDQGEAIQCFIKIEEFTVRFMSFYRSLITKNSSRGGVPS, encoded by the exons ATGGCGATCGAGACCCCGCCACCCGCATCCCCGACCGCCTGGCCCGCTTCCCCGACTGGCCGCACCCTCTCCGCGGCCTTCGCCGACGACCGCCGCCGCGAGGCCAGGCGCCGCGCCGTGCACCTCCTCCCGGGCTGCGGCAGGCCGCCGCAGCCGCGCTCCAATCTCGTCAACCGCGTGCTCCACCGCTTCGGCGCCGCCTGCGTCCCTAAGAgcaccgccgccacccccacccggACGCCCCCGCTGCCTCGGCGGTCGTCAGTGTCGACGCCCCCGCGGCCTCGGCCGTCGTCGGCGTCGACGCCGCCCACGTCAACCCAGGTACCGGCACGCCTAGACCAGGCAGACGCGGAGAGAGTCGCTGCCAGGAGGCCTTTGAGGGAGAGAGAGGACGCCGCCGCCGTCGGAAGAGAGCCGACGCCGCCGGTGTCCCAAGCCAGTGCCGTGGCGGCCACCGAAGTGGTTGCCAGCCTTGCGAGCAACTGGAGAAGCGATACCGCCACCACCGTCGGGAGAGGAGCAAACATCTGGGTGAGGGTTTCGCGCAAGCCGAAGTCGCCGCAGGTGGACTCTCCGCAGCTGTCAGTGGAATCAACAGCGGCGGCGGAGGATCAGTACGTGTGGGCGGACAGGTACCGGCCCAGTGTGCTCGGGGAATTCATATGCAACAAGGCCGTCGCCGATGAGCTCCACCGGATG GTGACTGAACGCCAATGCAACCATTTCATATTTGAAGGGGCGCAGGCTGTCGGGAAGAGAAGCATGGTGCTGGCCCTTTTAAGAGATGCTTTTGGTCCTGATAATCTCAAG ATAGAGGAAATCACAAAGAGAATCGAGCTGAAG GGAGAAATCGCCAAACACATTGATGTTAAAGTGAAGATTTCAGATCATCACGTGGAGGTAAACTTGGCTGATTTACATGGCTATGAGAAGTATGTCATAACTACTTTGTTGAATGAGTCAATCCCACCACCGGACTTGATTTGCGATCATGCTAACTGCAAAG TGATTGTGGTCCATGATGCTGATAGGCTTTCGTCTGATCTTCAGCATTATGTCGGTTGGTTTTTGGGGAGGTATGCAGGTTGCAACAAAATTATTTTCAGCTGCTCCAGTTCTTCAAACCTTGATGCCGTTGAACATTTATGCAAGGTTGTCCGACTTAAACCACCTTCATTTGATGAG ATAATCAAGGTTCTAGAGTTCATTGCTACACAAGAAGGCATAGATTTGCCTCGTGGACTTGCCAGTAGAATTGCAGCTAGCGCGAGTAATAATCTCCGACAGGCAATACGCTCTTTTGAAGCTACATGGAAAGCAAA CTATCCATTCACGAAAGACCAGCCCATTTTGACTGGATGGGAGGAGGAAATTTATGATGTTGCCAAAAAAATCATGGAGGAGCCAAGTCCAAAGCA GCTGTATCTCATTCGGCGGAAGATCAGAAAAATGATTGAACATAATGTGTCACCTTATTTCATTTTCTGT CACTTGGTTAATGAACTGAAAAGGGACAGGGATGAAGATTTTCAGAATAGCATCGATGAACTGGCACTGGAGTTGAACCAA AACGAGCAGTGCAAAGAATACAAATCTCAGGACACAATTTCTGACAAAAGAGCTATCAATATAGAAGGTTTCGCTGTTGAAGGCCCGGACCAAGGGGAAGCCATCCAATGCTTCATAAAGATTGAAG AATTCACTGTGAGGTTCATGAGCTTCTACAGATCTTTAATAACGAAGAACTCAAGCAGAGGCGGTGTTCCTTCATGA